From Oryza sativa Japonica Group chromosome 4, ASM3414082v1, one genomic window encodes:
- the LOC4336088 gene encoding peroxidase 31, protein MGALLLRCALLALAAGLVAARGGGGGGAGAAGRLSPNYYRHSCPRVERIVADVVAAKQRANPSTAAGTLRLFFHDCFVGGCDASVLVSPLSADRSPERAAEINLSLPGDSFDVVARAKVALEVACPGTVSCADILALAARDLVGILGGPRFPVALGRRDARRSDARDVEGNLPRTNMSARAMAVLFARKGFTPRELVALAGAHTVGFSHCGEFAHRLYSFRSADGYDPSLNPAFARALQSSCANYRSDPTISIFNDIMTPGKFDEVYFKNLPRGLGLLASDAALWEYPATRVFVQRYADNRTAFFEDFAAAMQKLGAVGVKTGRQGVVRRHCDVL, encoded by the coding sequence atgggCGCGCTTCTCCTCCGCTGCGCCCTCctagccctcgccgccggcctcgtcgccgcgcgcggcggaggcggcggcggcgcgggggcggcggggaggcTGTCCCCCAACTACTACCGCCACAGCTGCCCGCGCGTGGAGCGGATCGTCGcggacgtcgtcgccgccaagcAGCGCGCCAACCCGTCCACGGCGGCGGGCACGCTCCGCCTcttcttccacgactgcttcgtcggGGGGTGCGACGCCTCGGTCCTCGTCTCCCCGCTCTCCGCCGACCGGTCGCCCGAGCGCGCCGCGGAGATCAACCTCTCCCTCCCGGGCGACTCCTTCGACGTGGTGGCGCGCGCCAAGGTCGCGCTCGAGGTGGCCTGCCCGGGGaccgtctcctgcgccgacatcctCGCGCTGGCGGCGCGCGACCTCGTGGGCATCCTCGGCGGGCCCCGGTTCCCCGTCGCGCTGGGCCGCCGCGACGCGCGCCGGTCCGACGCGCGCGACGTCGAGGGGAACCTCCCGCGCACCAACATGtccgcgcgcgccatggcggtgCTGTTCGCGCGCAAGGGGTTCACGCCGCGGGAGCTCGTGGCGCTCGCCGGCGCGCACACCGTGGGGTTCTCCCACTGCGGCGAGTTCGCGCACAGGCTGTACAGCTTCAGGAGCGCCGACGGGTACGACCCGTCGCTGAACCcggcgttcgcgcgcgcgctgcAGAGCTCCTGCGCCAACTACAGGAGCGACCCGACCATCTCCATCTTCAACGACATCATGACACCGGGCAAGTTCGACGAGGTCTACTTCAAGAACCTGCCGCGCGGGCTCGGCCTGCTCGCCTCCGACGCCGCGCTGTGGGAGTACCCGGCGACGAGGGTGTTCGTCCAGCGCTACGCCGACAACCGGACGGCCTTCTTCGAGGACTTCGCCGCGGCGATGCAGAAGCTCGGCGCCGTCGGCGTCAAGACTGGCCGCCAGGGCGTCGTCAGGCGGCACTGCGACGTCCTCTGA